A genomic region of Ammospiza nelsoni isolate bAmmNel1 chromosome 3, bAmmNel1.pri, whole genome shotgun sequence contains the following coding sequences:
- the PPM1G gene encoding protein phosphatase 1G isoform X4: MFSVYDGHGGEEVALYCAKYLPEIIKDQKAYKEGKLQKALEDAFLAIDAKLTTEEVIKELSQMAGRPQDDEDEKEKVADEDDVDNEEAALLHEEATMTIEELLTRYGQNCSKNLKAKSVAAAGDGAVEGTGKQHDGESNMNGEADPGELPDHKERKNGKPDEEVTGISSTSDKASAGGNSPALQKPDLGKGDEAVTSSTGEAGPSCSSTGKPQRTTKSKFFEDSEDESDEVEEEEEDSEECSEDEDGYSSEEAENEDDEDDTEEAEEDEDEEEEMLLPGMEGKEEPGSDSGTTAVVALIRGKQLIVANAGDSRCVVSEGGKAVDMSYDHKPEDEVELARIKNAGGKVTMDGRVNGGLNLSRAIGDHFYKRNKNLPPEEQMISALPDIKVLTINDDHDFMVIACDGIWNVMSSQEVVDFIQSKITQKDENGVLRPLSSIVEELLDQCLAPDTSGDGTGCDNMTCIIISFKPRNTHPPAESGKRKLGEAAAPAEENGGDSTKKAKLE, from the exons ATGTTCTCTGTCTACGATGGACACGGAG GAGAAGAAGTTGCCCTGTACTGTGCCAAGTACCTCCCTGAGATCATCAAAGACCAGAAGGCCTACAAGGAAGGCAAATTGCAAAAG GCCCTGGAAGATGCATTCTTGGCCATTGATGCCAAGCTGACCACAGAGGAAGTGATTAAAGAGCTCTCTCAAATGGCTGGGCGGCCGCAGGACGATGAAGATGAGAAGGAGAAGGTTGCTGATGAAGATGATG TGGACAATGAGGAAGCTGCTCTCCTGCACGAAGAAGCCACAATGACCATCGAGGAGCTTCTCACACGCTATGGACAAAACTGCAGCAAGAACCTCAAAGCCAAGTCTGTagctgcagctggggatggCGCTGTGGAGGGGACAGGCAAGCAGCATGATGGGGAGTCAAATATGAATGGAGAGGCTGACCCAGGGGAGCTTCCCGACCACAAGGAGAGGAAGAACGGGAAGCCAGACGAAGAAGTCACGGGTATTTCCTCCACCTCAGACAAAGCCAGCGCTGGAGGcaacagccctgctctgcagaagcCTGACCTAGGCAAAGGTGACGAGGCCGTCACCTCTTCCACTGGGGAGGCCGggccctcctgctcctccacgGGAAAGCCCCAGCGCACAACCAAATCCAAATTTTTTGAGGACAGTGAGGATGAGTCAGATGAGgttgaggaagaggaggaagacagTGAG GAATGTAGTGAGGATGAGGACGGTTACAGCAGCGAAGAGGCAGAgaatgaagatgatgaagatgaCACTGAAGAAgcagaggaggatgaggatgaagaggaggaaatgttgTTACCGGGCatggaggggaaagaggag CCTGGCTCAGACAGCGGGACCACGGCGGTGGTGGCGCTGATCCGCGGCAAGCAGCTGATCGTGGCCAACGCGGGCGACTCGCGCTGCGTCGTGTCCGAGGGCGGCAAGGCCGTGGACATGTCCTACGACCACAAGCCGGAGGACGAGGTGGAGCTGGCCAGGATAAAGAACGCTGGTGGCAAGGTCACCATGGACGGGAGGGTGAACGGCGGCCTCAACCTCTCCAGGGCCATtg GGGATCACTTCTACAAGCGGAACAAGAACCTGCCTCCAGAGGAGCAGATGATCTCTGCCTTGCCTGACATCAAAGTGCTGACAATAAACGATGACCACGACTTCATGGTCATTGCCTGTGATGGAATCTG gaacGTGATGAGCAGCCAGGAGGTGGTGGATTTCATCCAGTCCAAGATCACCCAGAAGGATGAGAATGGAGTCCTGCGGCCACTCTCCTCCATTGTAGAAGAG ctgctggaTCAGTGCTTGGCTCCGGACACCTCGGGGGACGGCACCGGCTGCGATAACATGACGTGCATCATTATCAGCTTCAAGCCCCGCAACACACACCCGCCTGCTGAGAGTGGGAAGCGGAAACTGGGCGAGGCAGCGGCACCAGCGGAGGAGAACGGTGGGGACAGCACCAAGAAGGCCAAACTGGAGTAG
- the PPM1G gene encoding protein phosphatase 1G isoform X2 → MGAYLSQPNTVKSSGDGAGLGPRPLHFGFSAMQGWRVSMEDAHNCIPELDSETAMFSVYDGHGGEEVALYCAKYLPEIIKDQKAYKEGKLQKALEDAFLAIDAKLTTEEVIKELSQMAGRPQDDEDEKEKVADEDDVDNEEAALLHEEATMTIEELLTRYGQNCSKNLKAKSVAAAGDGAVEGTGKQHDGESNMNGEADPGELPDHKERKNGKPDEEVTGISSTSDKASAGGNSPALQKPDLGKGDEAVTSSTGEAGPSCSSTGKPQRTTKSKFFEDSEDESDEVEEEEEDSEECSEDEDGYSSEEAENEDDEDDTEEAEEDEDEEEEMLLPGMEGKEEPGSDSGTTAVVALIRGKQLIVANAGDSRCVVSEGGKAVDMSYDHKPEDEVELARIKNAGGKVTMDGRVNGGLNLSRAIGDHFYKRNKNLPPEEQMISALPDIKVLTINDDHDFMVIACDGIWNVMSSQEVVDFIQSKITQKDENGVLRPLSSIVEELLDQCLAPDTSGDGTGCDNMTCIIISFKPRNTHPPAESGKRKLGEAAAPAEENGGDSTKKAKLE, encoded by the exons GATGCCCACAACTGCATTCCTGAGCTGGACAGTGAGACAGCCATGTTCTCTGTCTACGATGGACACGGAG GAGAAGAAGTTGCCCTGTACTGTGCCAAGTACCTCCCTGAGATCATCAAAGACCAGAAGGCCTACAAGGAAGGCAAATTGCAAAAG GCCCTGGAAGATGCATTCTTGGCCATTGATGCCAAGCTGACCACAGAGGAAGTGATTAAAGAGCTCTCTCAAATGGCTGGGCGGCCGCAGGACGATGAAGATGAGAAGGAGAAGGTTGCTGATGAAGATGATG TGGACAATGAGGAAGCTGCTCTCCTGCACGAAGAAGCCACAATGACCATCGAGGAGCTTCTCACACGCTATGGACAAAACTGCAGCAAGAACCTCAAAGCCAAGTCTGTagctgcagctggggatggCGCTGTGGAGGGGACAGGCAAGCAGCATGATGGGGAGTCAAATATGAATGGAGAGGCTGACCCAGGGGAGCTTCCCGACCACAAGGAGAGGAAGAACGGGAAGCCAGACGAAGAAGTCACGGGTATTTCCTCCACCTCAGACAAAGCCAGCGCTGGAGGcaacagccctgctctgcagaagcCTGACCTAGGCAAAGGTGACGAGGCCGTCACCTCTTCCACTGGGGAGGCCGggccctcctgctcctccacgGGAAAGCCCCAGCGCACAACCAAATCCAAATTTTTTGAGGACAGTGAGGATGAGTCAGATGAGgttgaggaagaggaggaagacagTGAG GAATGTAGTGAGGATGAGGACGGTTACAGCAGCGAAGAGGCAGAgaatgaagatgatgaagatgaCACTGAAGAAgcagaggaggatgaggatgaagaggaggaaatgttgTTACCGGGCatggaggggaaagaggag CCTGGCTCAGACAGCGGGACCACGGCGGTGGTGGCGCTGATCCGCGGCAAGCAGCTGATCGTGGCCAACGCGGGCGACTCGCGCTGCGTCGTGTCCGAGGGCGGCAAGGCCGTGGACATGTCCTACGACCACAAGCCGGAGGACGAGGTGGAGCTGGCCAGGATAAAGAACGCTGGTGGCAAGGTCACCATGGACGGGAGGGTGAACGGCGGCCTCAACCTCTCCAGGGCCATtg GGGATCACTTCTACAAGCGGAACAAGAACCTGCCTCCAGAGGAGCAGATGATCTCTGCCTTGCCTGACATCAAAGTGCTGACAATAAACGATGACCACGACTTCATGGTCATTGCCTGTGATGGAATCTG gaacGTGATGAGCAGCCAGGAGGTGGTGGATTTCATCCAGTCCAAGATCACCCAGAAGGATGAGAATGGAGTCCTGCGGCCACTCTCCTCCATTGTAGAAGAG ctgctggaTCAGTGCTTGGCTCCGGACACCTCGGGGGACGGCACCGGCTGCGATAACATGACGTGCATCATTATCAGCTTCAAGCCCCGCAACACACACCCGCCTGCTGAGAGTGGGAAGCGGAAACTGGGCGAGGCAGCGGCACCAGCGGAGGAGAACGGTGGGGACAGCACCAAGAAGGCCAAACTGGAGTAG
- the PPM1G gene encoding protein phosphatase 1G isoform X3, producing MGAYLSQPNTVKSSGDGAGLGPRPLHFGFSAMQGWRVSMEDAHNCIPELDSETAMFSVYDGHGGNCTTLSVCPSVGPPGTSSCCWEFCSSMEASSSMDTISRGEEVALYCAKYLPEIIKDQKAYKEGKLQKALEDAFLAIDAKLTTEEVIKELSQMAGRPQDDEDEKEKVADEDDVDNEEAALLHEEATMTIEELLTRYGQNCSKNLKAKSVAAAGDGAVEGTGKQHDGESNMNGEADPGELPDHKERKNGKPDEEVTGISSTSDKASAGGNSPALQKPDLGKGDEAVTSSTGEAGPSCSSTGKPQRTTKSKFFEDSEDESDEVEEEEEDSEPGSDSGTTAVVALIRGKQLIVANAGDSRCVVSEGGKAVDMSYDHKPEDEVELARIKNAGGKVTMDGRVNGGLNLSRAIGDHFYKRNKNLPPEEQMISALPDIKVLTINDDHDFMVIACDGIWNVMSSQEVVDFIQSKITQKDENGVLRPLSSIVEELLDQCLAPDTSGDGTGCDNMTCIIISFKPRNTHPPAESGKRKLGEAAAPAEENGGDSTKKAKLE from the exons GATGCCCACAACTGCATTCCTGAGCTGGACAGTGAGACAGCCATGTTCTCTGTCTACGATGGACACGGAGGTAACTGCACcactctgtctgtctgtccttctgTGGGACCCCCTGGGACATCCAGTTGTTGTTGGGAATTCTGCTCCTCAATGGAAGCATCTTCTTCCATGGATACCATCAGCAGAG GAGAAGAAGTTGCCCTGTACTGTGCCAAGTACCTCCCTGAGATCATCAAAGACCAGAAGGCCTACAAGGAAGGCAAATTGCAAAAG GCCCTGGAAGATGCATTCTTGGCCATTGATGCCAAGCTGACCACAGAGGAAGTGATTAAAGAGCTCTCTCAAATGGCTGGGCGGCCGCAGGACGATGAAGATGAGAAGGAGAAGGTTGCTGATGAAGATGATG TGGACAATGAGGAAGCTGCTCTCCTGCACGAAGAAGCCACAATGACCATCGAGGAGCTTCTCACACGCTATGGACAAAACTGCAGCAAGAACCTCAAAGCCAAGTCTGTagctgcagctggggatggCGCTGTGGAGGGGACAGGCAAGCAGCATGATGGGGAGTCAAATATGAATGGAGAGGCTGACCCAGGGGAGCTTCCCGACCACAAGGAGAGGAAGAACGGGAAGCCAGACGAAGAAGTCACGGGTATTTCCTCCACCTCAGACAAAGCCAGCGCTGGAGGcaacagccctgctctgcagaagcCTGACCTAGGCAAAGGTGACGAGGCCGTCACCTCTTCCACTGGGGAGGCCGggccctcctgctcctccacgGGAAAGCCCCAGCGCACAACCAAATCCAAATTTTTTGAGGACAGTGAGGATGAGTCAGATGAGgttgaggaagaggaggaagacagTGAG CCTGGCTCAGACAGCGGGACCACGGCGGTGGTGGCGCTGATCCGCGGCAAGCAGCTGATCGTGGCCAACGCGGGCGACTCGCGCTGCGTCGTGTCCGAGGGCGGCAAGGCCGTGGACATGTCCTACGACCACAAGCCGGAGGACGAGGTGGAGCTGGCCAGGATAAAGAACGCTGGTGGCAAGGTCACCATGGACGGGAGGGTGAACGGCGGCCTCAACCTCTCCAGGGCCATtg GGGATCACTTCTACAAGCGGAACAAGAACCTGCCTCCAGAGGAGCAGATGATCTCTGCCTTGCCTGACATCAAAGTGCTGACAATAAACGATGACCACGACTTCATGGTCATTGCCTGTGATGGAATCTG gaacGTGATGAGCAGCCAGGAGGTGGTGGATTTCATCCAGTCCAAGATCACCCAGAAGGATGAGAATGGAGTCCTGCGGCCACTCTCCTCCATTGTAGAAGAG ctgctggaTCAGTGCTTGGCTCCGGACACCTCGGGGGACGGCACCGGCTGCGATAACATGACGTGCATCATTATCAGCTTCAAGCCCCGCAACACACACCCGCCTGCTGAGAGTGGGAAGCGGAAACTGGGCGAGGCAGCGGCACCAGCGGAGGAGAACGGTGGGGACAGCACCAAGAAGGCCAAACTGGAGTAG
- the PPM1G gene encoding protein phosphatase 1G isoform X1, with product MGAYLSQPNTVKSSGDGAGLGPRPLHFGFSAMQGWRVSMEDAHNCIPELDSETAMFSVYDGHGGNCTTLSVCPSVGPPGTSSCCWEFCSSMEASSSMDTISRGEEVALYCAKYLPEIIKDQKAYKEGKLQKALEDAFLAIDAKLTTEEVIKELSQMAGRPQDDEDEKEKVADEDDVDNEEAALLHEEATMTIEELLTRYGQNCSKNLKAKSVAAAGDGAVEGTGKQHDGESNMNGEADPGELPDHKERKNGKPDEEVTGISSTSDKASAGGNSPALQKPDLGKGDEAVTSSTGEAGPSCSSTGKPQRTTKSKFFEDSEDESDEVEEEEEDSEECSEDEDGYSSEEAENEDDEDDTEEAEEDEDEEEEMLLPGMEGKEEPGSDSGTTAVVALIRGKQLIVANAGDSRCVVSEGGKAVDMSYDHKPEDEVELARIKNAGGKVTMDGRVNGGLNLSRAIGDHFYKRNKNLPPEEQMISALPDIKVLTINDDHDFMVIACDGIWNVMSSQEVVDFIQSKITQKDENGVLRPLSSIVEELLDQCLAPDTSGDGTGCDNMTCIIISFKPRNTHPPAESGKRKLGEAAAPAEENGGDSTKKAKLE from the exons GATGCCCACAACTGCATTCCTGAGCTGGACAGTGAGACAGCCATGTTCTCTGTCTACGATGGACACGGAGGTAACTGCACcactctgtctgtctgtccttctgTGGGACCCCCTGGGACATCCAGTTGTTGTTGGGAATTCTGCTCCTCAATGGAAGCATCTTCTTCCATGGATACCATCAGCAGAG GAGAAGAAGTTGCCCTGTACTGTGCCAAGTACCTCCCTGAGATCATCAAAGACCAGAAGGCCTACAAGGAAGGCAAATTGCAAAAG GCCCTGGAAGATGCATTCTTGGCCATTGATGCCAAGCTGACCACAGAGGAAGTGATTAAAGAGCTCTCTCAAATGGCTGGGCGGCCGCAGGACGATGAAGATGAGAAGGAGAAGGTTGCTGATGAAGATGATG TGGACAATGAGGAAGCTGCTCTCCTGCACGAAGAAGCCACAATGACCATCGAGGAGCTTCTCACACGCTATGGACAAAACTGCAGCAAGAACCTCAAAGCCAAGTCTGTagctgcagctggggatggCGCTGTGGAGGGGACAGGCAAGCAGCATGATGGGGAGTCAAATATGAATGGAGAGGCTGACCCAGGGGAGCTTCCCGACCACAAGGAGAGGAAGAACGGGAAGCCAGACGAAGAAGTCACGGGTATTTCCTCCACCTCAGACAAAGCCAGCGCTGGAGGcaacagccctgctctgcagaagcCTGACCTAGGCAAAGGTGACGAGGCCGTCACCTCTTCCACTGGGGAGGCCGggccctcctgctcctccacgGGAAAGCCCCAGCGCACAACCAAATCCAAATTTTTTGAGGACAGTGAGGATGAGTCAGATGAGgttgaggaagaggaggaagacagTGAG GAATGTAGTGAGGATGAGGACGGTTACAGCAGCGAAGAGGCAGAgaatgaagatgatgaagatgaCACTGAAGAAgcagaggaggatgaggatgaagaggaggaaatgttgTTACCGGGCatggaggggaaagaggag CCTGGCTCAGACAGCGGGACCACGGCGGTGGTGGCGCTGATCCGCGGCAAGCAGCTGATCGTGGCCAACGCGGGCGACTCGCGCTGCGTCGTGTCCGAGGGCGGCAAGGCCGTGGACATGTCCTACGACCACAAGCCGGAGGACGAGGTGGAGCTGGCCAGGATAAAGAACGCTGGTGGCAAGGTCACCATGGACGGGAGGGTGAACGGCGGCCTCAACCTCTCCAGGGCCATtg GGGATCACTTCTACAAGCGGAACAAGAACCTGCCTCCAGAGGAGCAGATGATCTCTGCCTTGCCTGACATCAAAGTGCTGACAATAAACGATGACCACGACTTCATGGTCATTGCCTGTGATGGAATCTG gaacGTGATGAGCAGCCAGGAGGTGGTGGATTTCATCCAGTCCAAGATCACCCAGAAGGATGAGAATGGAGTCCTGCGGCCACTCTCCTCCATTGTAGAAGAG ctgctggaTCAGTGCTTGGCTCCGGACACCTCGGGGGACGGCACCGGCTGCGATAACATGACGTGCATCATTATCAGCTTCAAGCCCCGCAACACACACCCGCCTGCTGAGAGTGGGAAGCGGAAACTGGGCGAGGCAGCGGCACCAGCGGAGGAGAACGGTGGGGACAGCACCAAGAAGGCCAAACTGGAGTAG